A genomic window from Levilactobacillus yonginensis includes:
- a CDS encoding Y-family DNA polymerase, which translates to MDYSNEPHGMFLMIDNKSFYASVESVERGLNPLESVLVVMSEADNTGSGLVLAASPMAKREFGISNVSRQYEVPDDPRILVVPPRMNLYIQKNLAINRIFRRFVADADLFPYSIDESILDMTKSWRLFGNTPEEVARRIQLTVRHELGLYTTVGIGENPVQAKLALDLQAKHDKELIGRLTYESFADGIWPITNLEKVWSIGHRTAAHLNRLGIHSMDDLAHVNPYELRHEMGLIGTQLFALSWGIDRTKLREVRPAKEKSWSNSQVLPRDYKVQREIELVIREIGQQVTSRMRHHQQQAGSISLFIGFAWDGQADDGRGGLHHTHRIAPTDNARTIIAELLRLFRQYWEGQPVRNIGVGLARLSVSGSLQLDIFQDPERQLKNDRFDRVIDDLRDRFGKTAVVPASSLMRGGTMIRRASLVGGHNGGNSFD; encoded by the coding sequence ATGGATTATTCGAATGAGCCGCACGGGATGTTTCTCATGATTGATAATAAGTCGTTCTATGCCAGTGTTGAGAGCGTTGAACGGGGACTGAATCCGTTGGAATCGGTTCTGGTTGTGATGTCTGAAGCCGACAACACGGGGAGCGGTTTGGTCTTAGCAGCTTCGCCGATGGCCAAACGCGAGTTCGGAATCAGCAACGTCTCCCGGCAGTACGAAGTGCCGGATGACCCCCGCATTTTAGTGGTGCCGCCGCGAATGAATCTGTACATCCAAAAGAATTTGGCCATCAACCGAATTTTTCGACGGTTTGTGGCGGACGCTGATCTCTTTCCGTATTCAATTGATGAATCAATTTTGGATATGACCAAGTCGTGGCGGCTTTTTGGGAACACGCCAGAAGAGGTCGCCCGCCGGATTCAACTCACCGTACGGCATGAGCTGGGACTCTATACGACGGTGGGAATTGGGGAAAACCCGGTGCAAGCCAAACTAGCGTTAGACCTGCAAGCCAAACACGATAAAGAACTGATTGGCAGGTTAACCTACGAATCATTTGCTGACGGGATCTGGCCGATCACCAATCTGGAAAAGGTTTGGAGCATTGGCCATCGGACGGCGGCGCACCTCAACCGATTGGGCATCCACAGCATGGACGACCTGGCTCACGTGAATCCGTATGAGCTACGCCACGAGATGGGGTTGATTGGGACACAGCTCTTTGCCCTATCCTGGGGAATCGACCGAACGAAATTACGAGAGGTCCGGCCAGCTAAGGAAAAGAGCTGGAGTAACTCTCAGGTTTTACCGCGGGATTATAAGGTCCAGCGTGAAATCGAGTTAGTGATCCGAGAAATTGGACAACAGGTGACTTCACGGATGCGGCACCATCAGCAGCAGGCTGGTAGTATCAGTTTGTTTATCGGCTTTGCTTGGGATGGCCAAGCCGATGACGGTCGGGGTGGGTTGCACCATACGCATCGAATTGCACCGACCGACAATGCGCGAACCATTATCGCAGAACTGTTGCGACTCTTCCGGCAATACTGGGAAGGTCAACCGGTCCGCAACATTGGGGTGGGACTTGCCCGCCTCAGTGTAAGTGGCAGCCTGCAGTTGGACATCTTTCAGGACCCCGAACGGCAACTAAAAAATGATCGCTTTGACCGGGTCATTGACGATCTGCGTGATCGGTTTGGGAAGACCGCGGTGGTACCGGCCAGCAGCTTGATGCGTGGTGGTACCATGATTCGCCGGGCATCGCTGGTGGGTGGCCATAATGGGGGGAATAGTTTTGATTGA
- a CDS encoding CAP domain-containing protein, giving the protein MKAKKMMISALTVLSVAAMGLTTITSASNTALAKSKAAKVLKTTTYKSKHKVHVTGGWMYSSTKLTKKTHHMTKYLYTKFYATKKVTIRQANGKQVTYNYLKSKNGKTKGYVSSTYVYNKWGYGKYSVAAYRKAFVKKLNEFRAKDGAKPVKENAKLDKIAQKNADRMRKEGKSFEGKVEGTPHAGWIQDNYTSSKQDPILGFENGTQWGQGMAFSWMRITDRWRDIGAIPHLMNPAQTKVGVGGMQHGQELYEFVLLSHNN; this is encoded by the coding sequence ATGAAAGCAAAAAAGATGATGATTTCAGCGCTCACGGTTCTCAGTGTCGCCGCAATGGGGCTCACCACAATAACGAGTGCCTCTAACACTGCTTTGGCTAAGTCTAAAGCGGCAAAGGTTTTGAAAACAACTACTTATAAGTCTAAACACAAGGTTCACGTCACCGGGGGCTGGATGTATTCAAGTACGAAGTTGACGAAGAAGACCCACCACATGACCAAATACTTATATACCAAGTTTTATGCGACCAAGAAGGTCACGATTCGTCAGGCCAATGGCAAACAAGTTACATACAATTATTTGAAGTCTAAGAACGGCAAAACGAAGGGCTACGTTTCTTCAACTTACGTTTACAACAAGTGGGGTTACGGCAAGTACAGCGTGGCCGCTTACCGGAAGGCCTTCGTGAAGAAGCTTAATGAGTTTCGGGCTAAAGACGGCGCAAAGCCTGTGAAGGAAAATGCCAAGCTGGACAAGATTGCCCAGAAGAACGCTGATCGGATGCGTAAGGAAGGCAAGTCGTTCGAAGGCAAAGTTGAAGGAACGCCACATGCTGGTTGGATTCAAGATAATTACACCAGTAGTAAACAGGACCCAATCCTCGGCTTTGAAAATGGCACACAGTGGGGGCAAGGTATGGCGTTTTCTTGGATGCGAATCACAGACAGATGGCGTGATATCGGTGCCATCCCTCATTTGATGAACCCCGCGCAAACGAAGGTTGGTGTGGGTGGCATGCAGCATGGTCAAGAACTCTATGAATTTGTTCTGCTGTCTCACAATAACTAG
- a CDS encoding sigma-70 family RNA polymerase sigma factor: METPHAAAYRFLYDGDHETILYAVMKQLHIWPNRADYEDYLQEARILFPEIYVAFPENPEEKPHQFLAYAQQKLYWALLDKLRQERKRVDRQLPGDQEELLTAVASDDDILDAIGQSDFRQYLLKLVGGAGKTGEWRFLVGTLVDQLTADEIAQRHGVSRNTVYKWRRSLLRRLVHTLTPPDNFLD, translated from the coding sequence ATGGAAACACCACACGCCGCCGCGTACCGGTTCTTGTACGACGGCGACCACGAGACGATTCTATATGCAGTTATGAAACAACTACACATCTGGCCCAACCGTGCGGATTACGAGGATTACTTGCAGGAGGCCCGGATCCTCTTTCCAGAGATCTACGTGGCCTTTCCCGAGAACCCCGAGGAGAAGCCACACCAATTTCTGGCCTACGCACAGCAGAAACTATACTGGGCGTTGCTGGATAAGCTACGGCAGGAGCGTAAACGCGTGGACCGCCAGTTACCCGGTGATCAGGAAGAACTCCTGACGGCGGTGGCCAGCGACGATGATATTTTAGACGCCATCGGCCAGTCGGACTTTCGCCAATATTTATTGAAATTAGTGGGTGGGGCCGGCAAGACCGGCGAGTGGCGCTTTTTAGTGGGCACACTGGTCGACCAGCTAACGGCCGATGAGATTGCCCAACGCCACGGGGTCAGCCGCAATACCGTCTATAAGTGGCGACGGTCGTTACTCCGCCGATTGGTCCATACACTGACGCCGCCAGATAACTTTTTGGATTAA
- a CDS encoding DUF2922 family protein: MKTLELNFKGSDLRIKHLRLKYVNTELTTADVEAIMAQIATAKLFAKDDVNLYAEPLTADVVETTKQTIYPLAVPPVAPVTPVA, encoded by the coding sequence ATGAAAACCTTAGAATTGAACTTTAAAGGCTCCGACCTGCGCATCAAGCACCTGCGGTTGAAGTACGTGAACACGGAACTCACCACTGCCGACGTTGAGGCTATTATGGCGCAGATTGCCACGGCCAAGCTGTTCGCCAAGGACGATGTGAACCTTTACGCCGAACCGTTGACGGCCGATGTGGTCGAAACGACCAAGCAGACCATCTATCCACTGGCCGTACCACCGGTGGCGCCAGTTACCCCGGTCGCCTAA
- a CDS encoding LysR family transcriptional regulator → MLPFAYRVFQAIVQEHTFYRAAQTLSVTPSAISHSVNQLEKELGFPLFIRNRAGVELTPDGKTVLPLIQGVINAEDRLEQAAANINGLNAGSVRLGAFSSVCISWLPPIIRRFKQDYPDIQINLEQAGFADIAAAVKSGRLDLGLSALPVSEKLTVLPLVKDEIYCITPTDFIPANRTTVTAADLVDQNFILQRGDYDKDTKAALDHYQIRPNAIRFSIDDQSILAMVDAGMGMGILPELALQKVTGNVHVYPFDTQFYRTICLVVNAEQAKAPSTAKMIRAITEYVTTAYPDQVLRHPHVG, encoded by the coding sequence ATGTTACCTTTTGCGTACCGTGTCTTTCAAGCCATCGTACAGGAACACACTTTTTACCGAGCCGCCCAGACATTGAGCGTGACCCCCTCGGCCATCAGCCACTCCGTCAATCAATTGGAAAAGGAATTAGGCTTCCCACTCTTCATCCGGAACCGGGCTGGCGTTGAGCTGACGCCCGACGGCAAGACCGTCCTGCCCCTGATTCAAGGCGTCATCAACGCCGAGGACCGACTGGAACAGGCCGCTGCCAATATCAACGGGTTAAACGCTGGTTCCGTGCGGCTGGGCGCCTTCTCCTCCGTTTGTATTTCCTGGTTGCCGCCCATCATTCGGCGCTTCAAACAGGACTACCCGGACATTCAAATTAATTTGGAACAGGCGGGCTTCGCGGACATCGCCGCGGCGGTTAAATCCGGTCGCCTTGATTTAGGCTTGTCGGCCCTGCCCGTTTCGGAAAAACTGACGGTCCTACCGCTGGTCAAGGATGAAATCTACTGCATCACGCCGACCGACTTCATCCCCGCCAATCGTACGACGGTGACCGCGGCCGACCTGGTCGACCAAAACTTCATCCTCCAACGCGGCGACTACGATAAGGACACCAAGGCGGCCCTGGATCACTACCAAATTCGGCCCAACGCCATTCGTTTCTCCATTGACGACCAATCCATTCTGGCCATGGTGGACGCCGGAATGGGCATGGGTATTTTGCCCGAGCTGGCGCTACAGAAGGTCACTGGCAACGTCCACGTCTATCCGTTTGATACACAGTTCTATCGGACTATCTGTCTGGTGGTCAACGCGGAACAGGCCAAGGCACCGTCGACGGCCAAGATGATCCGCGCCATCACCGAGTACGTCACCACCGCTTATCCCGATCAGGTGTTGCGTCATCCTCACGTTGGTTAA
- a CDS encoding PLP-dependent aminotransferase family protein, translating into MLKNLVAQRVNPDVPSALSGLFVNDPDPHAISFAAGSPNERLFPVKEMQRAFNTAIEQQGAHLFQYQSMQGNLDLREKLVARIQKWGHVTTTADNVIVTVGGQQAIELVAKALLDPGDEMVVEVPTYVGALAAFDLYQPTYYSVDLQADGLDLDELEDTLKRHPGIKLLYTVPDYHNPTGITMSVAKRQALVALANRYDFIILEDSPYRDLGYANLPLPAIKSFDTQDRVIFVSSLSKILMPALRTGWLVADGSILDAILKVRLASDLEANGVIHAAIANYMEENDLDQHVNVLKDHYRQQCAAMVAALENDFPEEVSFTRPEGGFFDWVTLPEELDAAALLSQQVIPQAHINYVPGTNFYPGRDVHNSLRLCFSGLSPAEISAGMGRLGEQVKAAVREVRPVL; encoded by the coding sequence ATGTTGAAAAATTTAGTAGCACAGCGCGTCAATCCCGATGTCCCGTCAGCCTTGAGTGGGCTGTTTGTCAATGACCCCGATCCCCACGCCATCTCATTTGCGGCGGGGAGTCCGAACGAACGGCTCTTCCCAGTCAAAGAAATGCAGCGGGCCTTCAACACCGCCATTGAGCAGCAGGGCGCCCACCTTTTCCAGTACCAATCAATGCAGGGGAACCTCGACCTGCGGGAAAAGCTAGTCGCCCGGATTCAGAAGTGGGGCCACGTCACGACTACGGCGGACAACGTGATTGTCACGGTCGGTGGGCAACAGGCCATCGAACTGGTCGCGAAGGCCTTGCTCGACCCCGGCGATGAAATGGTGGTCGAGGTGCCGACCTACGTGGGGGCACTGGCGGCCTTTGACCTCTACCAGCCGACGTATTACTCGGTCGACCTCCAAGCGGACGGTCTCGACCTCGACGAGCTGGAGGACACCTTAAAACGTCATCCTGGTATCAAACTACTGTACACGGTGCCGGACTACCACAACCCGACCGGCATCACCATGAGTGTGGCCAAGCGCCAAGCCTTGGTGGCATTGGCGAACCGCTACGACTTCATCATTTTAGAGGACTCGCCGTACCGCGACCTAGGGTACGCCAACCTGCCGTTACCCGCCATCAAGAGTTTTGATACGCAGGACCGCGTCATCTTCGTGTCTAGCTTGTCGAAAATTCTAATGCCGGCACTGCGGACGGGCTGGCTCGTAGCCGATGGGTCCATTCTAGACGCCATCCTGAAGGTTCGGTTAGCCAGCGACCTGGAGGCCAACGGGGTGATTCACGCGGCGATTGCTAATTATATGGAAGAAAACGATTTAGACCAGCACGTTAACGTGTTGAAGGACCACTACCGCCAACAGTGTGCGGCCATGGTGGCGGCGCTGGAAAATGACTTCCCCGAGGAGGTTAGTTTTACGCGGCCTGAGGGTGGTTTCTTCGACTGGGTAACCTTGCCCGAAGAACTGGACGCGGCGGCGCTCCTGAGCCAGCAGGTGATTCCTCAGGCCCACATCAACTACGTACCTGGTACGAACTTTTATCCGGGGCGCGACGTTCATAATTCCTTGCGGTTATGCTTCAGTGGCTTATCGCCAGCGGAAATCAGTGCGGGCATGGGCCGGCTGGGCGAGCAGGTCAAGGCGGCGGTGCGTGAGGTACGACCGGTGCTGTAA
- a CDS encoding DUF5776 domain-containing protein, with the protein MTIKKIGLSALLFSAVLLTAGAATQVQAHAATGDSTTPTTKITADSSDTATHGVMPGTTYAVWTTMPDRAGYNNVITLTADENTTYPIFDPQGVSLEEVLNGQTSYSVDQLQLSLQPRNPNDSKDYNTAGLFARTSTSEWVKVAGPDVQDISLDAGNSTLTNNDGGLNPTNFVINFTDQNGKDAQAPLVLPISTPQPGDQPSVLGSDMTDMVHTLQADLTQTHYDIPGYTLRDNDPVTSDGFTTTIHYIKNADPVKPGGGGNSSSTNTSSSSSSASESSTADKPATQPVAVKGEAVYATKAIGLYQTPNFTKATRKHFYAKESRTKRPQFVVTGYAQSKNGTLRYKVRDVNHTKTTDKLRGYITANNAYVESTYYQSTPKRIKVLSRHGLNAYKTASLTGKSQRHYTRGTVLKVKAVKSYHLTNRFVLPNGHFISANKVLVVKK; encoded by the coding sequence ATGACAATCAAAAAAATTGGACTTTCAGCTTTACTCTTCTCAGCAGTCTTACTGACTGCCGGCGCTGCAACGCAAGTTCAGGCGCACGCCGCTACTGGGGATTCCACCACCCCCACGACTAAAATCACCGCCGACAGTAGTGACACGGCAACCCATGGGGTCATGCCTGGTACGACTTACGCCGTGTGGACCACAATGCCTGATCGTGCAGGCTATAATAACGTCATAACGCTTACCGCTGACGAAAACACGACCTACCCTATCTTTGACCCACAGGGAGTTAGCCTAGAAGAAGTCCTGAACGGACAAACCTCGTACTCGGTTGATCAACTTCAACTCAGCCTTCAGCCACGCAACCCGAATGACAGTAAAGACTACAACACTGCTGGCTTATTTGCTCGTACCAGCACCTCTGAATGGGTCAAAGTTGCTGGTCCTGATGTCCAGGATATCAGTCTGGATGCTGGGAACAGCACCCTGACCAATAACGATGGTGGTCTCAACCCCACCAACTTTGTAATCAACTTTACCGACCAAAATGGCAAGGACGCTCAGGCACCACTGGTTCTACCAATCAGTACGCCTCAACCTGGTGACCAGCCAAGTGTCCTGGGTAGCGATATGACCGACATGGTGCACACCCTGCAGGCCGACCTCACCCAGACCCACTATGACATTCCTGGTTACACGCTCCGCGACAATGACCCCGTCACTTCCGACGGCTTCACGACCACCATTCACTACATCAAGAACGCTGATCCGGTGAAACCCGGTGGTGGCGGTAACAGTAGTAGCACCAACACCAGTAGTTCGTCCAGCAGTGCGAGTGAATCATCCACGGCAGACAAGCCGGCTACTCAGCCCGTGGCCGTCAAAGGTGAGGCCGTCTACGCCACCAAAGCCATTGGCCTCTATCAGACGCCAAACTTTACTAAGGCCACCCGCAAGCATTTCTACGCCAAGGAAAGTCGGACAAAGCGGCCGCAATTTGTCGTCACCGGTTACGCCCAGAGTAAGAACGGTACCCTGCGTTATAAGGTCCGTGACGTCAACCACACCAAGACAACCGACAAACTCCGCGGCTACATCACGGCAAACAACGCTTACGTCGAAAGCACCTACTATCAATCAACGCCCAAGCGCATCAAAGTGTTAAGTCGCCACGGACTGAACGCTTACAAAACCGCTAGCTTAACTGGCAAGTCGCAACGTCACTACACCCGCGGCACCGTCCTGAAGGTCAAGGCCGTTAAGTCATACCATCTGACGAACCGCTTCGTTTTGCCCAACGGCCACTTCATTTCAGCTAATAAAGTATTGGTAGTTAAAAAATAG
- a CDS encoding DUF5776 domain-containing protein: MTFKKMSLSALLFSATLLTAGVTVQTNATASSTDTPTTQATTSTSDATHGIVDGTHTAWADLPAGTVAVLGSAANGIPTYDDHGVQNGTTPGPGAQIVTKIAVNLEPANTDSLLLQLQNNPTQWIKLNSKVYVSIGDDTLSSTGGKSPVNFTVNFVDQNDKAVQNPLIIPIDSYLTEEDPTNHVNDSIKTAMTSIRDDLPKMTYNIDGYTPRATDPVTTDGDYTTTFHYVSKETPVDPGTPGGNTGNNTSNTTNTDSSSSSSSSASSSADQSNNQPAPVKKEAVYATKAIGLYKTPTFTKANRQHFYSKQSRTNRPQFIVTGYARSKNGVLRYRVRDVHNAKLTGYITANSAYVTNTYYQSNPKTIKVLSRHGINSYSQASLKGKALKHYARGTSLKVKAVKSYHLTNRFVLPNGHYISANKTLVIKK; the protein is encoded by the coding sequence ATGACATTCAAAAAAATGAGTTTATCAGCTTTGCTCTTCTCAGCTACATTGCTAACTGCTGGTGTTACCGTTCAGACAAATGCAACCGCTTCATCCACTGACACGCCAACGACTCAGGCTACTACCAGCACCAGTGACGCCACTCACGGTATCGTTGACGGTACCCACACTGCTTGGGCTGATTTGCCTGCCGGCACCGTGGCTGTTCTGGGTTCTGCCGCAAACGGCATCCCCACGTACGACGACCACGGCGTACAGAATGGAACAACCCCTGGTCCTGGTGCACAAATTGTCACAAAAATCGCTGTTAATCTTGAACCTGCCAACACTGACAGTTTATTATTACAACTCCAAAACAATCCCACCCAATGGATTAAGCTAAATTCAAAAGTCTATGTTTCCATTGGCGACGACACATTATCCTCCACCGGTGGAAAATCCCCGGTTAACTTTACCGTTAATTTTGTCGATCAAAATGATAAAGCTGTTCAAAACCCCCTAATAATTCCCATTGATTCATACCTTACAGAGGAAGATCCCACAAATCATGTCAACGACTCCATCAAGACTGCCATGACCAGCATTCGTGACGATCTCCCCAAAATGACGTACAACATCGACGGCTACACGCCACGTGCCACTGATCCAGTCACCACTGATGGCGACTACACGACCACGTTCCACTACGTTTCCAAGGAGACGCCAGTCGACCCTGGTACCCCTGGTGGCAACACTGGCAACAACACCAGTAATACCACCAACACCGACAGTAGTTCCAGCTCTTCCAGCAGTGCCTCCTCATCCGCTGACCAATCTAACAATCAACCTGCTCCGGTCAAAAAAGAAGCTGTTTACGCTACCAAGGCAATCGGTCTCTACAAGACACCGACCTTCACCAAAGCTAACCGCCAACACTTCTATAGTAAGCAGTCCCGAACCAACCGGCCCCAATTTATCGTCACGGGGTACGCTCGCTCTAAGAATGGTGTCCTACGCTACCGGGTTCGCGACGTCCACAACGCTAAGCTGACTGGCTACATTACGGCCAACAGTGCTTATGTCACGAATACTTACTACCAGAGCAATCCCAAGACTATCAAAGTTCTGAGTCGCCACGGCATCAACTCCTACAGTCAGGCTAGCCTGAAGGGTAAAGCTCTGAAGCACTATGCCCGCGGCACCAGTCTGAAGGTCAAGGCCGTTAAGTCGTACCACCTGACGAACCGCTTTGTCTTACCCAACGGCCATTACATTTCCGCCAATAAGACGTTAGTCATTAAGAAATAA
- a CDS encoding S-layer protein: MQSSLKKSLYLGLAALSFAGVAAVSTTASAKSYATAGAYSVLKTDATKRNVEATGTNALYTKPGTVKGAKVVASKATMAKLASSKKSADYFRAYGVKTTNRGSVYYRVVTMDGKYRGYVYGGKSDTAFAGGVKSADTLTSATMPTRTAGFRLTNAKKNTLWTAPNNTQYKAKKVSMYGANATDTFTVSKAATKTREGSLYYYVTDEQNSAVAGWIYAGNGYKDASTTTLGGLTTGVAEPDATNDNSVKVVYRDANSAQVGSATFITTAAKTKAGDAVASNKNAAGKDLATFAANSLPSGYALKTSPVSTSNATFGNTLYVDVIAAATSKVSLNVEKVDNGSFSISSPLTTGNLSASEASVTLNADAISALSGNKGESIPSAKLTTIASGFSSTFKGTKTYYTTSGAPVHYEFTFNPTNFTSDNRNASYGDTLKASFVATLKDGAATTTSTDSSWIA; encoded by the coding sequence ATGCAATCAAGTTTAAAGAAATCACTTTACTTGGGTCTCGCTGCATTAAGCTTTGCCGGCGTTGCTGCAGTTTCAACTACTGCTTCAGCTAAGTCATATGCTACTGCAGGTGCCTATTCTGTTTTAAAGACGGACGCTACTAAGCGTAACGTCGAAGCTACTGGTACTAACGCTTTATACACTAAGCCAGGTACTGTTAAGGGTGCTAAGGTTGTTGCTTCTAAGGCTACCATGGCTAAGTTGGCTTCTTCAAAGAAGTCTGCTGACTACTTCCGTGCTTACGGTGTAAAGACCACTAACCGCGGTTCAGTTTACTACCGTGTAGTTACTATGGACGGCAAGTACCGTGGTTACGTTTACGGTGGTAAGTCTGACACTGCCTTTGCTGGTGGTGTTAAATCCGCTGACACGTTGACTAGTGCAACGATGCCTACGCGTACTGCTGGCTTCCGTTTGACAAACGCCAAGAAGAACACGCTTTGGACTGCTCCTAACAACACCCAATACAAAGCTAAGAAGGTTAGCATGTACGGTGCCAACGCTACCGATACCTTTACGGTTTCCAAGGCAGCTACTAAGACGCGTGAAGGTAGCTTGTACTACTACGTTACCGACGAACAAAACTCTGCAGTTGCTGGTTGGATCTACGCTGGTAACGGCTACAAGGACGCCTCAACGACGACTCTTGGTGGCTTGACTACCGGTGTTGCTGAACCAGACGCAACTAACGACAACAGTGTTAAGGTTGTTTACCGCGATGCTAACAGTGCCCAAGTTGGTTCTGCTACGTTCATCACGACTGCAGCTAAGACTAAAGCCGGCGATGCTGTAGCTTCTAACAAGAACGCTGCGGGTAAGGACTTAGCTACTTTTGCTGCTAACTCATTGCCAAGCGGTTACGCTTTGAAGACTTCACCAGTATCAACTAGCAACGCTACCTTTGGTAACACGCTGTACGTTGACGTGATTGCTGCTGCAACGTCTAAGGTTTCCTTGAACGTTGAAAAGGTTGACAACGGTTCATTCTCTATCAGCAGCCCATTAACTACTGGTAACCTGAGTGCCAGCGAAGCTTCAGTTACTCTGAATGCTGACGCTATCTCAGCATTGAGTGGGAACAAAGGCGAAAGCATCCCTTCAGCTAAGTTGACGACTATTGCTTCTGGCTTTAGCTCAACTTTCAAGGGTACGAAGACTTACTACACCACTAGTGGTGCACCAGTTCACTACGAATTCACTTTCAACCCAACTAACTTCACGAGTGACAACCGGAATGCTTCATACGGCGACACTTTGAAGGCTAGCTTCGTGGCTACGTTGAAAGACGGCGCCGCAACTACTACTTCTACTGACAGTAGCTGGATTGCTTAA